ATagtgttaagtggaaaaaaaatgtaCCAGTGGTAACATCTTGGGGTAGTGCGGTTactaggtgatttttttttccctttttgtatcTTTCCCCATCCCAGCAATTAATAATAATGACCACATTACCTGTATtatcagaagaaataaattatttagttAAAATCTTTATTGTATATGACACAGATGTCAAAATAGCATTAAGTAaactttttttagattttattatgAAGTGTGATTTCTTAATATTCATGGGAGAAAAAATCCAATATTCATCTGAGAAAAATCCATTGTTTGAGCTAAAAAAAGTATAGTTTCATTCTACCTTCAACGTCTTTTGACAACTTATATTCATAAAATTGATTTAAAGTATATAGTACTTAAATTCTCAAAGCAAGGGTAAACTGAATGTTTAGGTTTTCAAATCTGAGATAGCTTGCCACTTTGAGCtaatatatgagaaaaatattccTTGAAAGTTCCCAAATATGTCTGTGCAAATTTGCAGCATTATCAGCCATCAGAAATGGCTTCATCTCTACCTTTTACTATATGTGGTTTAATTCTGTGCATCATATTTTTTTGTTGATATTAATGTAGGTCTCTCGGCTGCTGGGGGCATTCCACAACCAAAAACAGGTGACCAGAGGTTTTGCTGGTGGTGTGagtataattacatttttatattttccttttagaagTTTCTCAAGAAAGATGCTCTAACACATTTATTATATAGcattttatctccatttatttaaaattagggAATATTGGCCATACTTACACTATGTATTTAAATTATTGGCTAACATGCATAAATTTATTAGGTCACTTGCACATTTGAAAGAATTACATTACAGCTGGCTGTGTAAGCCTGTCACATTAATGTCTTCAAAGAGCCTTGTTAAAAATAGATAGAAATTACCCTTGAGCCTGTTACTTTATTTCACAATCTCATTTTGGTAAGATGGTTTTTTTCAAAACTAGTACAAGTTGAGAGAAAATTGTTGAGAAGCTTCAAAACCcgctttgcatttttattttgtgagcTTCCCTAAAAACAGTTGATTGGTCGCCAGTTAGGAATGCCTCAGACATCTGTAAGATAAGCCCTGTAGGCATATACTTTCCTTAGGAAGTCTTTATAGACTAGCATGTTGGTGGATCATCTATTTCTCGTTAAATCTGCTGGTTTTAGAATTCTCAACATTAGAGTTCTGTGCTTTAAAAGCTGATGCCACATTTTTAGAGTGTTCTAAGACTGTGGGTCAGTGACTTCCTATACGTTTTTATTTTACCCCCTTCTTAGGAAATCTGATTTGGATTTCATAATGCCTATACGCCCATAAACATCTTATTCTGAGGGATGTATAAGACCATGGCACGTTTTTTCCCATTTGCCTTTGGTACTGTGGAAGAAAAGTAGATTTTTCTGGTGGCCTGATGACATTTATTATTACATGTTGGGAGAATCAAAAGAACAAGCCAAAGAGTTCTTTTGTCTCTGCTTATGCAAAAGAGGCAGAATGAGGCTTGCACTTAAAGCTCAAGAATAGTGAacctagcttttttttttttaaaagattggcacctgagctaacgactgctgccagtcatcttttttttttttcttcttcttcttcttcttcttctccccaaatcctcccagtatatagttgtatatatttttttagttgtgggtccttctagttgtggcatgtgggataccgcctcaacatggcctgatgagtggtgccatgtccacgcccaggatccgaaccggtgaaaccctgggcccccaaagcagagcgcttgcaacttaaccactccgccatggggccggcccccaaagcagagcgcttgcgacttaaccactccgccatggggccggcccccacataTGCTATTCTTATTGGTTGCAGATAAACTTTGCTGAGCTTATTTAGATTGCATTTGTCCTTAAGGAACCAGTTTTATAGAGGAACTCGGAAAAATAGAGACCCTCTCTTGATGTGAAGTCTGATTTTCTCTGAGTACCAAAACAGACCTCAGTGGTATTCTGGAAATGTGTCTGAAAGTGTTTTGTAAGACTGAACAAGTGGTGTGAGAAACTAAGCTTTCCAGGATTCCACTGGAGAAGAAAGCGCTTACTCTCATGAGAAACCCTGTAAATTTTAGTGAGAGAACATTGTTgaaattctttgttctctttggtTTTACAGACTTGAATTAATTGGTCTCTTTCTAGCTTGTCCGAAAAGAAAGATCAATTGGGATGTCTACTTggtagtttaatttatttttgttttatctataGGGCAtcacttaaattctttttaaaacccCTCAACTCAGGTAAAGAGTAGAATTGTGGAGTCTCTTGACTCTTCCCTCCATTTTGACGAGCCCTTGGGCAGTTGGTAGGTCTGTTTTCTTAAAggcatttggttttttttgagacCTCCCCCCCCTGCCATAAACTGGATTTCTTTGTCAATGATACTCTTTTTTAAACCTTCAAAAATCAATCCTTACTATCTTCTTTGATGATTTCTTGTATTCAGGTTCAGACAGTAACTTTAATTCCAGGAGATGGTATTGGCCCAGAAATTTCAGCTGCAGTTATGAAGATATTTGATGCTGCCAAAGTAAGTGGGCTTAAAAATTACCTTTAATAATAATTTGTAGAAAAGTTTTCTTGGCCAGTTGGAGTCTGTGAACCCTGTGAAACGGAATGAATTGTTCCCGTTTGTCTGCAGTTCGTAAGGTCTGTTGTTCATCTTCACAGATTTTAACTTTAACAGTGTTGTTTGCAGCTGTCTTTGTCGATAGTTTAAGCTCCTGCATTAGCTTCGGTTGTATATGAAGTAATCAAAGTAGTGCTGGCATATTTGTGGATCTTTGAATCCTGCCTGGGTTTAAGGTCTTTAAGCCCTGCCAAGTCACCGGTCTACCTCAGTCTGCCTTCCTGCCAAAAAGGAGAATTGAATTGATATTTCAAAAAATGATATAAGAGAttttgaaagactttttaaaaaaaaaatttctgatgTGGTATTATCATCAAGCCTGAAGTATTATTATTCTAACAGGTAGATATTTTAATAGCTTCAATGCAGGTagatattctttttaatttaatttttcttcagttaataataggttacaatcttgtgaagtttcagttgtacattattgtttgtcagtcgtgttgtaagtGCACCCCTTccccccttgtgcccaccccccaccccacctttcccctggtagccactaatctcttctctttgtctgcatttttaaatatttcatgtgagtgaagtcatacagagattgtccttctctatctggcttatttcacttaacataattccctcaaggtccatcgtgttgttgcaaatgggacgattttgttcttttttatggctgagtagtattccattgtgtatatataccacatcttctttatccatcatctgttgatgggcacttaggttgcttccatgtcttggctattgtaaacaatgctgcaatgaacattggggtgcatgggacttttggaattgctgacttcaagctctttggatagatacccagtagtgggatggctggatcgtatgttagttctatttttaattttttgaggaatctccatactgttttccatagtgactgcaccagtttgcattcccaccagcagtttatcagggttcctttctctccacaacctctccaacatgtgttactgtttgttttagttatttttgtcattctaatgggtataaggtgatatcttagtgtagttttgatttgcatttccctgatgatcagcgatgatgaatgtcttttcatgtgcctcttggccatctgtatatcttctttggagaaatgtctgttcatgtctcctgcccgttttttgattgggttgtatgatttttttattgttgagttgtgtgagttttttatatattatggatattaagcctttgttggatgtatgacttgcaaatattttttcccagttagtgggttgtttttttgtttcaatcctgttttcctttgccttgaagaagctctttagtctgatgaagtcccatttgtttattctttctgttgtttcccttgtctgagaagacatggtgtctgaaaagatccttttaatactgatgtcaaagagtgtactgcctacattttcttctagaagccttatggtttcaggtctcacctttaggtctgtgatccattttgagtttattttggtgaatggtgaaaaagaatggtcaattttcgttcttttacatgtggctttccagttttcccagcaccatttgttgaagagactttcttttctccattgtaggccctcagctcctttgtcaaagattagctgtccatagatgtgtggttttatttctgggctttcaattctgttccattgttctgtgcacctgtttttgtaccagtaccatgctgttttgattactgtagctttgcagtatgttttgaagtcagggattgtgatgcctccagctttgtccttttttctcaggattgctttggcaattcggggactttggttgccccatatgaattttaggattctttgttctatttctgtaaagaatgttattgggattctgattgggatggtgttgaatctgtagattgctttaggtagaatggacattttaactatgtttattcttccaatccatgtgcgtggaatgtctttccatctctttatgttgtcatccatttctttcagaaaaacctTGTAATtctccttgtataggtctttcacttccttagttaaattcaccccgaggtattttattctttttgttgcgattgtgaatggtattgtgttcttgagttctttttctggtagttcgttattagagtatagaaatgctactgatttatgtaaattgattttataccctgcaactttgctgtagttgttgattacttctaagagttttccagtggattctttggggttttctatatataagatcatatcgtctgcaaacagcgagagtttcacttcttccctctctatttggattccttttattcttttctcttgcgtaattgctctggccaaaacctccagtactatgttgaataagagtggtgagagagggcatccttgtcttgttcttgttttcagggggatggtgctcagtttttgccaattgagtatgatgttggctgtgggtttgtcatatatggcctttattatttgaggtagttcccttctatccccattttgttcagagtttttatcacaaatggctgttggatcttgtcaaatgctttctctgcatctattgagatgatcatgtggtttttattcctcagtttgttgatgtggtgtatcacgttgattgatttgcggatgttgaaccatccctatgtccctggtatgaCTCTcacttaatcatgatgtatgatccttttgatgaattgctgaattcaggttgccataattttgttgagaatttttgcatgtatgttcatcagcgatattggcctgtagttctcctttttcgtgttgtccttgtcaggctttggtatcagtgtgatgttggcctcatagaatgtgttaggaagtgtttcatctgccctaattttttggactagcttgaaaaggataggtattaaatcctctctgaaagtttggtagcattccccaggaaagccatctggtccagtgcaggtagatattttaaaattctttggggAATTTAGGAAACTTGGATTTTGTTTGACATGATGctttattattgctatttataGCTGCTAGGTGAAAAAATGTGTAAGATTAAAACAGTGATGGTTATATCAACAGCTGTAAATCaagaaatgcaatttatttaaattatacgtACATTGTTTTTCTATATGAGCTTCTAATTAAAACTCCTACAGAGGAAATGATACTCAGGCAGTAGCAAATTCCCCGAGTGAACTGAAATATGATCGCTCACTCAATTGTAAGCTCCTTGTGAACAGGCTCATGTCTTACTCTGTTCCTATTCCTAGTACACGCTCAGTCAGTGTGCTCGCTGTTAGATGTGCGTGTACACATTGAAGGATGTgggtggaaagaaaggaagacactGGTTTATACCTTAAAACTGGTGCCTTCGGAGGTTATGTAGTGTAtcttgttttttgtgtttttctttaactgctttattgagatgtaattcacataccatacaattcacacATTTGAAGTATGTAAttcaattcagtggtttttagtacagTCATAGagttgtgcagccgtcaccacaatctaattttacaaCACTTTTATcacccagaaagaaaccccatactctttagcagtcactccccattccttccctctctctcacctAGCCCCTCTCATCACAAGTCGTAGGTAACCACTGGATTTACTTTCCACCtgcagatttgcctattctggacatttcatataaatagaatcttaGAACATATGGTCTTATAtgatttatttctttcacttagcataatgttttcaaggttcatccatgtatcAGTACTATGTAATGTTTCTGCAAACCATATTTCTCCACTCCTTGTGGTATTGTAATTATAGCCACATTAAAAGTTGTGAAAAAAAGTGGGTAGGTGGCAGCTAGGAGTGATGGCTGGGCAAGGGTAACGTGGAGAATTCCTCTGGGCATGCTGGAGAATGACATCTCATCTTGCATGCCAGGAACTTCCTAGACCTTTATTGTGTGTGTTTTCACCAATTGCATCCAAAGTTGAAGAAGTTTGTTTGTAATTGTAGTGTGAATGGCAGGCATGTTTAAGGCTTTCCAGTTCACTGTGCTCTGTGGTGTGACATCTAGGCGCCTATTCAGTGGGAGGAGCGGAATGTCACTGCCATTCAAGGACCGGGAGGAAAGTGGATGATCCCTCCAGAAGCCAAAGAGTCCATGGATAAGAACAAGATGGGCTTGAAAGGTAGCACAGAAATGGATATGATGGTTATTATTGATTTCTGCTACAGgtgctatatttttaaagtttatgcaTTTAAACTAACTAAGGCCTGACTATTAAAGTAAAACTGTCCTTTTATGAAGCAACTTATTCATAGTaagatgctttatttttaattttgggacATATTTTTCCCCAGTAAAAACATTAAAGTACTATTGGCAAAGGTCAAATGAAAGTATATATGTATCTTCACATAGATTGGTCTTTTGcataattttttacatttttattattattttaattagttcATGCTTATGGTCATGATTCAAAATACTAACATGTGACTGATTCAAATTCAGCATAGGCTTTAAATCCAGACAGATCCAAGTTTGAATCTCATCTCTGACGCTCATTGACTGGGGGAGGCTTGGGCTAATttcttactcttcattttgttttatttttttccttctttttttttagctgaggaaggtttgtgctgagctaacattggctgccaatctccctcttttttttttttttttgtatgttagCCACTGCCATAGCATAGCCACTGGGAGATAAATTGTGTAAATccgcacccaggagccaaacctgggctgctgaggaagagcatgccgaacttaaccactagaccaccggggCTGAtgctttccttcactttttttttttttgaggaagattagccctgagctaacatctcctgcaaatcctcctctttttgctgtggaagactggccctgagctaacatccatgcccatcttcctctattttatatgtgggatgcctaccacagcatggcttgccaagcggtgccatgtccgcccccgggatccgaactggccaaccctgggctgccaaagcagaatgtgtgaacttaactgttgcgccaccgggccggtccctttcctttccttttaaatgaCAGAGTTGATACATCATGGATTGGTGGCGAGGATTAGATCATGTCAAGCACCTGGTACAGTGCTTGGTCCTCAGTCAGAAGGTGCTCAGTATTATTAAGGAATGCAGTAGTGTTCCAGAAAGCCTCCATGAAGAAGTTTTCTTCCTCCATTTGAATCTGAGGGAGAGGGTCAAGTTAGAGGCAGAACACATTTTGCCAGATAGCCCAGGGGGTTAGTAGGTGATATAGAGAGTGAGCACCGAATGATTGCCTGAGAGTGACCAGCCATGGGTGGACTCATTCACGATGAAGAGAACATCACACTTCGAAACAGAGTGTCTGCCTGTCCTTTCAAAGGACTCTTGCTTGGTTCATAAACACGTGTGTTCAACATGTGGCACAACTACATCACGTCCAAAGAAAGGATCCTAAGTACAGCTCTaatggaaaagtgaaaaaaaaattgaaatttcaaataaacattaTGTACTTGTGtttataaagaagaagaaaaaagattagaaTGTATCCTATTGTCATCTGGGTATTCTTCTTTATTACAGGCCCATTAAAGACCCCAATAGCTGCTGGTCACCCATCTATGAATTTATTGCTGCGTAAAACATTTGACCTTTATGCAAATGTGCGGCCATGTGTCTCAATCGAAGGCTATAAAACCCCTTATACTGACGTAAATATTGTCACCATTCGAGAGAACACAGAAGGAGAATACAGTGGGATTGAGCATGTGGTATGTTTATTTCAGatacttttttgttgttagttGGGTTGCTTTCTGTGCCTTTGGCACAGTTGGTCAAATGCCTAGCTGAAAATATCTCCCAGAGACAGTTCACTTTCACCTCTGTGAGGTGTTGGTGTTTGTCTTGGTCCTGGGTTGCTGGCCAGCAGTGCTCAGATGGATGCTAGGAGGAGCAGGACATAGTGGTTAGGAATATCCCTCTGTTTGTATTTTGAATCCTTAACTTCACAGATGTGCTCTCAGGCAGGTGACCATCTCTGCAACTCAGTTTTCCTCGTCTGTACAGCAGGGCTTATAATCTCTACCCCGTGGGGCTGGGGTTAACATTAACCACACTGACATACTGTACGCATGGTGCCAGGGTAGCTGGCACTGTGGGAGCATGTCACAAATGCTGTTGGCTACACACCACCAGCTGTGTAGCACTGAGTTGTTGCCACACTCTTTCCAGTGAGGCAAGACTTCCTCTCTTTCAGATCGTGGATGGAGTTGTGCAGAGCATCAAGCTTATCACTGAGGAGGCGAGCAAGCGCATTGCTGAGTTTGCATTTGAGTACGCCCGGAACAATCACCGGAGCAATGTCACAGCCGTGCACAAAGCCAACATCATGTGAGTCCCTGCAGGGGCCAGCACCCTGTCTTGCTTTGTGGGAGAGGAATGACAGGGCTTTCCTTTGTTCGCTCCAGCTTGCTCATTGATTCctgatatttctgaaaaataacctTGTAACCAATCAGAGGGTCAGGCATTTCTCTTGTGTCATAAACTCCTATTAAGTGTGCCTCACTGGGTGAATGGAGCAAATTTGGAAGGGACAGGAATTCAGGTCCTGGAAGGTTAAGGAGGGACTGAGAATTGTCAGAGAAGGAAGCTGGAGACTGGATCCCCAGATACTGTGTCCAGTTAACTAAGTCCACATAGATAAAAGGGCAGGGTCATTTAAGTTGTAGAAGTGGAATAGTGGGAGTGTTTCTAAAATGGCCACATGCTCAGGGGCTTACAAGTCAGTGCTAATAGTGCTAACGCCATCTGATGTATTATTCTAGCCGTTTCAATTCTCCTCGTCCCCAGTCTATTAAAGGCCAACTCTGAATGTATAAGGAAACAtgtttcctaacctaaggaaagtgTTGAGCATATAAAATAGTAAAGCCatttaaataattgaataagttaaccttttaaagtaattttaacattttcttattaatagatatttcttaatttttgctGGACAGCACTGTAAAAGTATAGTCTTCTTTATTATGCTcacactgttttacatttttgtgctTTCAGAAGtatcccaaaatattttttttcttttaaagattttatttttcctttttctccccaaagccccccagtacatagttgtatattttcagttgtggatccttctagttgtggcatgtgggatgccgtctcagcatggcctggtgagtggtgccatgtctgcgcctgggatccgaactggcgaaaccctgggctgccgaagcggagcacacgaacttaaccactcggccatggggctggcctcccaaaatattatcaatttgcattttattaactgcctaaaaaaagaattttactgTAATTGAAATCAGACATCTTGTCTTCTGGAACTTAAATATCTTTAACTTACTTCTCTGATTTGATCCTTTTCTTTCTGCAAGTCTTTGCTTTCagcaatttttatttgattaaataCAGGCGAATGTCAGATGGACTTTTTCTGCAAAAATGCAGGGAAGTTGCAGAAAACTGTAAAGATATTAAATTTAATGAGATGTACCTGGATACAGTATGTTTGAATGTAAGTATATATTCATACTTACCTGCTATTTTTTGTGGTGTATAGTGTATATGTATGGTGTGCTGTTTTTGATTGCTAAATGCACAAATCCATTCCTTGTAGATGGTCCAAGATCCGTCCCAGTTTGATGTTCTTGTTATGCCAAATTTGTACGGAGACAT
This is a stretch of genomic DNA from Equus caballus isolate H_3958 breed thoroughbred chromosome 1, TB-T2T, whole genome shotgun sequence. It encodes these proteins:
- the IDH3A gene encoding isocitrate dehydrogenase [NAD] subunit alpha, mitochondrial isoform X1; translated protein: MVAPRGAPSSLPLRLFPRRRTRGPFHRGGTTGTLGEGGAAPAFPPLLVSRLLGAFHNQKQVTRGFAGGVQTVTLIPGDGIGPEISAAVMKIFDAAKAPIQWEERNVTAIQGPGGKWMIPPEAKESMDKNKMGLKGPLKTPIAAGHPSMNLLLRKTFDLYANVRPCVSIEGYKTPYTDVNIVTIRENTEGEYSGIEHVIVDGVVQSIKLITEEASKRIAEFAFEYARNNHRSNVTAVHKANIMRMSDGLFLQKCREVAENCKDIKFNEMYLDTVCLNMVQDPSQFDVLVMPNLYGDILSDLCAGLIGGLGVTPSGNIGANGVAIFESVHGTAPDIAGKDMANPTALLLSAVMMLRHMGLFDHAARIEAACFATIKDGKSLTKDLGGNAKCSDFTEEICRRVKDLD
- the IDH3A gene encoding isocitrate dehydrogenase [NAD] subunit alpha, mitochondrial isoform X3, with the translated sequence MVAPRGAPSSLPLRLFPRRRTRGPFHRGGTTGTLGEGGAAPAFPPLLVSRLLGAFHNQKQVTRGFAGGVQTVTLIPGDGIGPEISAAVMKIFDAAKAPIQWEERNVTAIQGPGGKWMIPPEAKESMDKNKMGLKGPLKTPIAAGHPSMNLLLRKTFDLYANVRPCVSIEGYKTPYTDVNIVTIRENTEGEYSGIEHVIVDGVVQSIKLITEEASKRIAEFAFEYARNNHRSNVTAVHKANIMRMSDGLFLQKCREVAENCKDIKFNEMYLDTVCLNMVQDPSQFDVLVMPNLYGDILSDLCAGLIGGLGVTPSGNIGANGVAIFESVHGTAPDIAGKDMANPTALLLSAVMMLRHMGLFDHAARIEAACFATIKDGKA
- the IDH3A gene encoding isocitrate dehydrogenase [NAD] subunit alpha, mitochondrial isoform X2; protein product: MLPQHGLMSGAMSTPRIRTSDPLGYRSRVSRLLGAFHNQKQVTRGFAGGVQTVTLIPGDGIGPEISAAVMKIFDAAKAPIQWEERNVTAIQGPGGKWMIPPEAKESMDKNKMGLKGPLKTPIAAGHPSMNLLLRKTFDLYANVRPCVSIEGYKTPYTDVNIVTIRENTEGEYSGIEHVIVDGVVQSIKLITEEASKRIAEFAFEYARNNHRSNVTAVHKANIMRMSDGLFLQKCREVAENCKDIKFNEMYLDTVCLNMVQDPSQFDVLVMPNLYGDILSDLCAGLIGGLGVTPSGNIGANGVAIFESVHGTAPDIAGKDMANPTALLLSAVMMLRHMGLFDHAARIEAACFATIKDGKSLTKDLGGNAKCSDFTEEICRRVKDLD
- the IDH3A gene encoding isocitrate dehydrogenase [NAD] subunit alpha, mitochondrial isoform X5, which translates into the protein MAGPAWMSKVSRLLGAFHNQKQVTRGFAGGVQTVTLIPGDGIGPEISAAVMKIFDAAKAPIQWEERNVTAIQGPGGKWMIPPEAKESMDKNKMGLKGPLKTPIAAGHPSMNLLLRKTFDLYANVRPCVSIEGYKTPYTDVNIVTIRENTEGEYSGIEHVIVDGVVQSIKLITEEASKRIAEFAFEYARNNHRSNVTAVHKANIMRMSDGLFLQKCREVAENCKDIKFNEMYLDTVCLNMVQDPSQFDVLVMPNLYGDILSDLCAGLIGGLGVTPSGNIGANGVAIFESVHGTAPDIAGKDMANPTALLLSAVMMLRHMGLFDHAARIEAACFATIKDGKA
- the IDH3A gene encoding isocitrate dehydrogenase [NAD] subunit alpha, mitochondrial isoform X4, yielding MAGPAWMSKVSRLLGAFHNQKQVTRGFAGGVQTVTLIPGDGIGPEISAAVMKIFDAAKAPIQWEERNVTAIQGPGGKWMIPPEAKESMDKNKMGLKGPLKTPIAAGHPSMNLLLRKTFDLYANVRPCVSIEGYKTPYTDVNIVTIRENTEGEYSGIEHVIVDGVVQSIKLITEEASKRIAEFAFEYARNNHRSNVTAVHKANIMRMSDGLFLQKCREVAENCKDIKFNEMYLDTVCLNMVQDPSQFDVLVMPNLYGDILSDLCAGLIGGLGVTPSGNIGANGVAIFESVHGTAPDIAGKDMANPTALLLSAVMMLRHMGLFDHAARIEAACFATIKDGKSLTKDLGGNAKCSDFTEEICRRVKDLD
- the IDH3A gene encoding isocitrate dehydrogenase [NAD] subunit alpha, mitochondrial isoform X6 yields the protein MKIFDAAKAPIQWEERNVTAIQGPGGKWMIPPEAKESMDKNKMGLKGPLKTPIAAGHPSMNLLLRKTFDLYANVRPCVSIEGYKTPYTDVNIVTIRENTEGEYSGIEHVIVDGVVQSIKLITEEASKRIAEFAFEYARNNHRSNVTAVHKANIMRMSDGLFLQKCREVAENCKDIKFNEMYLDTVCLNMVQDPSQFDVLVMPNLYGDILSDLCAGLIGGLGVTPSGNIGANGVAIFESVHGTAPDIAGKDMANPTALLLSAVMMLRHMGLFDHAARIEAACFATIKDGKSLTKDLGGNAKCSDFTEEICRRVKDLD